The genomic DNA ATTAATCCTTCAAATACTAGCATGAGTATGTTTATTCTCCATAgtgttttttaaagaaaaagtaacCCTATGATTTTCGAATGCATGTAATAAAGTTGGTTAGGTTTTGTACAGACAAAAACAGCGTTTAAACGTCCAATTTTTTGAAGTTATTTAACTTACACTAAATGGGATCTCTTTATCATTTAAACTGCATTTTCTAAATGGAAATACAGCATCGATGGACAAAAGAGTATAACTAAAAAAGTTACTAGTAGAAATCGTGTGGAATGCTTTCAAGGAAACCTCTGAAATTCTGTCTTTTTATCAGATGAACTACACTTGATGAAACTtgtaaaaaattactttaaaatgaTGGGCTCATTCAAGTATTCACGAAACTGTATCTTTTCAGGAAATTAAACCTGAATTTAATGCCTTTTTCTCCCAGTGATAAGCTTTCTTTCCGAATACTTCTCTATCAAACACGAGAAATCCTAAATTATGTCTATCATCGAAAAGGCTTAATTTTCTTGCCCATCGAGACCCTCTTGGCAATGTGAAACCTAAGTAAATATGCAACTGTTAAACGATTTACTACCGAGTTACACCGCTGACACCTTTATGAATGACTTGCTTACTTGGCGACCTGGTGTTTTGACCACGAGGATGAAAAAAACACTAGGCACAGTGTGTTAACCAGGGAAAAGGATATCTTGTTAGGTCTAGTTGAAGCAAAAACCCATATAATTGTGCAGAACTATAACTATGCGTCTTAGTTCTACcatattttaaatcttttttcgtTTATAAGGGAAAACTCTGCGTAAACCTGGGCAAGAAATGCATTcttgcttctgattggccggCTGATAAACCAGAAGCCTATTGATAATGTGGAAGAATTAAAACGCTTCATGCTTTTGATTGTAACTATccttgttttcgtttgtttcgttatttctacctttcttttaatcttttttcgaCCTCGGGTAATTTTCTTGTACTGTGCTGAACATCGTCGTCGTGTTTGGTTTTTTACTTTAGCTTTGTTGGGATACTTTTCACATTGTATTTGAAATCGAAATGGAATTccttttgtatcatttttaattaGATACAAATTGAGGTTTCTAGcccatttgtaaaaaaaatccgAAGTATCCTAAATTTTCTACACCACTCATCAGCCCTCCTGTCTTTATACTCCAATGTCTCGCGTTACTGAAGCAAGGAAGACGGGAGAGTCGATGACTGAGACCTTGAAGTAAGTTTTAACTTGCTTTTATGTCTTTAAAGAAGTATGGGTGACGATGAGTAGTgtcaaaaatttaagaaacttcTGATTTTTTGAGAATGGGTCAGAAACCTCATTTTATGcgtaccttttttttttttttcaatgtcagACGATTCGTTTTTCACACTTCTTCGTTCCTGCCTTGGTTAGATAACtttgccattttgaaaaaaaccagGTTTCACTGAGAAAAGAATTCTTGcctggaaattttgaaattgagacATCTTGTGTGTGCCAAATTCTTTGACATCTTCCTTAACTTGTTCACAGTTTCTTCCTAAACAAAGTCGTTTAAGTATTTAGTGGGCTTCCTGGAAGTTAGTGTAATAGTATCAAACTTACGTCACTTAATTGTTATTTAATGTTAAACTGAATGACGTTAGTGATCTTACTAACTTAAtacgttctgtgattggtcgaaaaaAGGTCACAGCACTGTCTCTACAATTTATACACACACACGCAAGCACCAACAGCTTGAGGTCTAATTTCAATTAATCTCTTTATTTAGgtatcattttgtttaatcgtctttttatacatttttaTACATTGCGTTTGCTGTAGTTTTCATGACGATGATATCACGCTTTCTTTCGCTTTGGACGCCATCTTGGATCGGCAGGCGCACACATGACCTCGATCTCATGTTATCATCTGCACCCTTATGGCTAGGATTAGTAGTTAGTAAAAATGCAAAAGGCCTTCTCTACATAAGAGCGAAGGGTAAAATATTGTACCGAATCTTAAACACAGCGCACGCTCCTTAAAATTACCGTATTGTAAGTTAGTTATTGTATACCAGATTTTTTCTATTGCATATCACTTTATACCATATATCAGTCATTTACTGCATATCAGTTATTTACCGCTTATCAGTTATTTATAGCATATCAGTTATTTACCACATTTATTTACTGCatatcagttatttttaccgCATATCAGCTGTTTACTGCAGATCAGTTATTTACCACTCATCAGTTATTTACCGCAGATCAATTTTTTGCTGCGGATCAGTTCTTTACCGCTGCCTTCGGTTTCAACTCGAACAAATCGTGATATTTGCTCAACTTCGTGCCTGAATTTTTAATTGATATATGATACAGAGATTGtcttaaaaacaaagcaaaggaTGTAGCATCACTTTTATTGTTGATACCACATAAAAGATTTGTAGCCAATAGGTTTTGGACGGCAGGTGTTCAGCTCAAATCCAACCAAActttaaaatgttaattaaaaaTGGGGAAAAATCCAAACAGTATCTTGAGAGGTTCAATATTGATAAATACAAATGTTATACCAATTGAAAGGATTCAATGCAATCCCTGATAATTCAAAATAAGAAACTTAAAACTGTACCAAACCTTACATACAAATTTTAGTAAAATTTGTTTACTGCATGAGAGAAGTAAGTTTCAATTGAAGGGGGTCGGCAACTTTGTTGAGTTCTTCCGAATCATTCCTCGGCTGTAAGAGTCGAAAGTTTACACCTTAGTGGATTTCGTTAAGAATACTGTACACATGGCTCGATTAGGAAGATCGTTCCGCGAGGCCAGATATAAAGTAACTGTACATCTCTTCAATAAGCAATTAACACGACAACAGTCGATACGCAGCTTAAGCGTACTCAAAATATGGTTTTTGAACAATTCTGTCAATAAACAGATATTGCTAAATTCCATGTCGGTAAGCTGTAGCAAACCtctgaatttatttcaataagCTCTTTTTGTCGAATGAAATCGTTGAAGATCGGAACTCCTGGAATAATAGTTGCCTACACTTTCGAAGGTCCTTCAAATGTCCAAAttcaaatgtccaaattgattTTTGGACACTTTTGTTGGAATAGAAAGAAAACGGTTAAAACAGATAAATCGGCTCTTAAATCTTCATCAGAGAAAGCCACGGAGGGAAATTGCTGCATAGCTAGGGCTAGGTTACGATTTCAGGCTGGGCTTTCGAGCATCGAGCTTTAAGTAACCGCAAAGTCGATACCTAAAGAGCAGAGGAAAAATTTACCACATGAATCGATTAGGCCCAttcgaaattaaatttaagtctGTTTAAACTAAGTAATTTATTCCGGGACATGAACTTTAATCATGCCCCTCCTTCGAGTTAGAAGTTTCTGCTGATGACCCTCCTCAAACGGTTTCCTATAGTTTCGCACGTATACGCATGTATACTCCACGGCGCCTCTGTTTTAGGTGCTCACAAGCCTCGTGTTTCTTGGCAGCAGTTGCTGAATTCAAAACACGCGTCTCTAATATCTGAAGACGTGAAACTTGAAGCCGTTGAGTTAGGTTTGCCTTGTTTTTAGATAATGTAAGATCACAGGTCCTTGCCGCTCATCCAAAGTCACGTTGACAATGGTTCAGTTTATACAACACCTACACAGGTGCTTCTTAATCCAAGCGATGGAGCTGACATGGATCTTTTCGGCCTTGTTCCATTAGACGTTCCCACGGATTCTAAAACCACAGCAAAACCAGGGGAAGATGCTGTTCTTCGCAAAGGAAGATCTGGTGAGCAAGGATTCTTTACTGAAGCTGCTAATCTTCGAGTGGCACCGTCGTTTGGAATGAATTTTTCTGACTTTTTTAATCGTAACATCTCTAGAATGGCATTTCTAAAGCGGCGATCTCTATAGCAGTAAACCAATGGATTTGCTAATGAGTTTAATTGCATCAATGTCTCGGTTAATCGGAAAAACCAAGTGTTACGCATGATTGTGaaaaagtttcctaaaatcgCTACGATTGAAGGTAGAAGAAACGAGAGGATTACTATTCCGGTTATAAGACCAGTCGTTTTAGCCACTTTAGCGCTCTGTTTTGCCTGAAGTAAAGCGTTAACATCGATGACTTCGTTCCTTTTTCGATTTCGCACTTCAAGGTACACGTTAACATAAAAATATACGATAGCTGTTACTACTGCTACTCCCCAAAACATTCCTTCGATTATATCTACATTTTCAAACCACTCAACATCCCTGCTAGTCCCTCTTAAAACGAAGTAAGGAGTTACGATCATGAAAGGCAGCCAAGCAAATAAAGCAAGTTTCTTCGCCCGGCCTCTTGTTATGATCGTTTTGTAGTCCGTCCATCTGCAGACTGCCATGTACCTTTCCCAAGCAATTACTGTCAAGTGAGACAGTGCTGTCCGAGAGGCAGAGAACATCACGGTTACGCCCAAGAAGTCTACTATACATACATGGTCGAGAAAAGTTTGATGAGCTATTAACAAATCAACAGCTGCTGTTAACGGCATGGATACAGCACCAGTCAAAACGTCTGCAACCGCCAAACTGCTCAGCATTATGGTGGAAACTCTTTgcaattgttttttctttctcacagCTACAATCTCTAACACGTTCAGCATGACGACAGCGGGAGCTGCAAGAATTGTAATGACAAATATAAACCACGGAAGTGTAGTTTCAACCAGTTCCCACTCAAAGCTTGGATAATACCAACAGTGAAATCTCCACCTCGTCTCGTTGGCGTTCTTGATGAATTCAGACTCGTTCATATTGTATGGGAGTGTCGTTTACCAAGTTTacttgtttttatcaactgagtttccAAAGCTGTCGGTTTGAGTGATAGCCCTTCGTCAATGCAAAGCGTACAAAGTAAAGTCCTTTTTCGTGTTTAGAAACAGAAAGGGAAGGTTCTGTCTTCAATCGTTTTTCCTTATCAGTCGGCAGGGAATTCTGAATTACTTGTAATCATCTCGACTTTGGTTGCCAAGGAAATACTTGTTTTTTACTTATAAACAGCATACCAGCTGCTCTTTTATATAAAAAGTCAGATAAACGGAACACTAAGAAAACCAATTTGAGTCCTTACAATCCcttaaaaataactgaaatggttttccgGTACTTTAGTCTTGTGCATTTTACCatcttaaaattgatttttaagaTTGGGCGACGCACTTTACCGAACCCATCAGatatttgacaaaaatattcgAATGACGAAATTCTTCTTCCCTTCAAAACCGAGAAAACTGTTCCAATTATCTAGTTTCAAATCGTACACTTTCTTTTCGCttacttccctttttttcccttaGTCTATGTTAATTCACCGTGAAAATTTGACCTATTATGCCGATAAAGAAAGATGGCTGTTTCTTTCTTCGCTTTTCTCCGTCagaagaagtaatttttttacttaaatataAAATGGAAACTGCTTTTTTggtgaagaaaataaatgactgATAGAAAGTCTGATGCTAGGTCCAGTTTATTTCCCACCGTTGGTAGAAGAGGAAATGTAGAAAATCAATCTCCAAGTAATTATGAACGCTTTTGAATGATTGTGACGGCTTTATCAGGACAGATTCTGTtcctttttaccatttttatgAAAATCGCAATGAGTACGTGTTTTGCCTTCAACCAAAACACTTTTTATCCTTGGTTTTGTATCGAGCCAGAACTATTGTCATCATGCATCTACTTACTGAGACAAGCGCGGAAATCTCAtatcatgttttgaaaaattatgataaattaaCCTGTCAATCTTTAGTATCAGAACGAATTTAATCATTCGACAGGATCAGCATCAATGTTGTTTCTTCTTGCGAAGAAGTCCTAGTGTGACTTGATTTGTTCTTCTGTCAAAACAGTGCGATCATAAATGAGAAGTTATCTCATTTACAGGTCGCGCTTTCAAGCTCACAGTTTATTATGTTGAGCTGAGCATCTGAGAGGATGAAGATGTGATATTTAACATTCCCAGAACCCCATGCCCTCCTTTTAATTGCTAGCTGAACTCTTCATTTTCTGAAGACCTCTTCCCAAATATCCCTTGTCTCCATTCCCTGACAGTAAACCTTATTTGGGACTCCATTAACAATCACCTTGTTTCAACAGTTTTTTCAAATCAACGAATTCCTTCAGGAGGCAACTCAGTTTCAGGAGGAACAATCTGAAGCTCTTCTCTGACGAAACCGCGCTTTGGCCCATCTTTCAGACAATAGAGAACAGGTTCGCCTTTTTTCATAAGTAATTTTTCGATATTGAAGACCTTCAGAGCCCAAATTGGATCGGTGACTCGCCTCTGATCACCTTCCGGCTCACTAACGGCATAGACATTCTTTGAAGAATCTGATCTCTTTTCCTTAAAGCCAACAGGCCTTCAATAGGTCGTTAAACTCTTCGCGTCAACCGACTTATCTTTGATGGCATCCATAGGTTTCTTTCTAGTCAACCTGGTCACTTCAATATTCAAAGCCAACACAACTTCTGGAAGCCTCTTCACTTATTCGGTTGATCTCTTTCCCTCTATGGAGTTCATCTCCTGACTGTATTGGAAAGTGAAGAGGCGTTCACCCAAAGTTCGATTGAATCACTCGACGATTCCCTGATCTCTGTGAACGTTCACATCCCCTCTTCTTATCCTCACATCATGCTTTGTCATCTCTCTTGTGACTTCACCCACGAATTCACGTCCAGGATCAAACATAAGAACTTTCAGCCACCTCAATTGCCCACGCTTATAGATTGTCTGAAGAGCCTTCGAGACCTCCGAAGAATTATTTGAAGTGAAAGGTTCGGCAGCCTTGAATCTGCTTGCAACATCAAAACTGTCAATGCATACTTGCAGACTTTCTTACCTCTCGGGGGCCTGTTAtcaggaaggaaaagaagatcGGCTTGATGAACTACATTTGAGATTCAACATTAAAAGTTAGTCTCGGGATATGCTTTGGGGCAAGCAAATAACTCTGTTAGATGGCTTTCCTTATCAGCCAAAGCTTTGCAACGTCCTCAGAAACTCAGGTTTCTTGAGCCAACCTCTTGACAGCAATTCCCTCCAAAAACCTTTTGGGCCATACCAGATTcctgaaagttttctttccattttgtgTTCAACGAAACGACTGGCGGCCGATCCCAATGCCAAAGCCATTCCTCCGACGTAGATCATTTCACCTTGCTTTTGCGAAGTACTCGGCTTATAGAAGTCGGAAAGTTGTGGCTCTTTCAGATCAAGACCTTTATTATGCGTCTTGTTGTACAGCTTCCCATTGTTTCTCTTCATCGCGCGTGGAATGCGTTTCTCGaggaaaaattatatttacatttgttttctacACCATGCAAATATTGAACGTCCTTTTTAAAGTTACTCAAGCCTCTTACATTCAAAgataacattttgaaatcataGGAACCCATCGTAGTTCGTCTTCAGTAATAATCTGAAGGGAGAGCAGTCTTTAGAAGGCTGTTCACAATTTCTAAAACAGATGTAAAGGTTAAGAAGGATCTGCAACGTGCAAAACACACAAATACACATATATAAAAACACAAACATGACAGAATTTTTGCTGGAAAAATTTCCGAGAACATATTGACGGAGTTTCTACTGAGGGAGTCTCGCATCCTTTCCTGCGACTGCCATGTCCGGTCCCTAtcataaaatttacttttttattttccaaataGGTATTCCCTGGCTAACTTATaggatttttaaacaaataacaaacacATTACAATTTGTAAAATAATTAGAACACTTTATGTGAACGTAGATTCTTGCTCATGCTCGCCAGGGTTTTTAAGAGTTTTAGGAGCGGAGCACGGGGTGACACGTCCTCACACTTCGAGAGCCATGCCCACACCAAGACTGTGATCTTGATCCCAACCATTTTTAATCTTCTTTATCTGTTGTAAAGAACAGGAACAGGTGTTTCACAACAAGTGATGGAAAAGTGCAGGATTTTAAAAAGTATGGGGTATCATCCAAATGCAAAATAGATGACAACGGTCTTGGTGTTGGAATGAAACTCGCCAACTTTGTCTACACCAGGTAACTTGG from Pocillopora verrucosa isolate sample1 chromosome 10, ASM3666991v2, whole genome shotgun sequence includes the following:
- the LOC131778437 gene encoding adenosine receptor A1-like produces the protein MNESEFIKNANETRWRFHCWYYPSFEWELVETTLPWFIFVITILAAPAVVMLNVLEIVAVRKKKQLQRVSTIMLSSLAVADVLTGAVSMPLTAAVDLLIAHQTFLDHVCIVDFLGVTVMFSASRTALSHLTVIAWERYMAVCRWTDYKTIITRGRAKKLALFAWLPFMIVTPYFVLRGTSRDVEWFENVDIIEGMFWGVAVVTAIVYFYVNVYLEVRNRKRNEVIDVNALLQAKQSAKVAKTTGLITGIVILSFLLPSIVAILGNFFTIMRNTWFFRLTETLMQLNSLANPLVYCYRDRRFRNAILEMLRLKKSEKFIPNDGATRRLAASVKNPCSPDLPLRRTASSPGFAVVLESVGTSNGTRPKRSMSAPSLGLRSTCVGVV